In one Rutidosis leptorrhynchoides isolate AG116_Rl617_1_P2 chromosome 8, CSIRO_AGI_Rlap_v1, whole genome shotgun sequence genomic region, the following are encoded:
- the LOC139862099 gene encoding uncharacterized protein — translation MALQMKPYSCATAASSSVSLRRPLIPFTSPNVFVKQSPSPSKPKIIPRLFKVSAVVKKSPKRLKYAAPRLPKEDGLFYIEVDPEGADTWKLDSVVELLKNGAVGVIPTDTVYAMVCDMTNHDAIERLRRLKEVEPSKPFSILCRSLHDIDTFTTGFPRGNSDGYSDYFRAVKHCLPGPYTFILTASKALPKQCIKYGTTTSKYASRKNLGVRIPDDVVCQAVLEKMGAPLISTSVRTPEQNQWMIDPVLIADTYGPEGLNFVVDAGIRMANPSTVVDMTHVPPTIIRQGKGPKQPWMAEKEDVAAEEKD, via the exons ATGGCTTTGCAAATGAAACCGTACAGTTGCGCCACCGCAGCTTCATCATCGGTTTCTCTCCGGCGGCCTCTTATTCCTTTTACTTCCCCAAATGTGTTCGTAAAACAATCACCATCACCATCAAAACCTAAAATTATACCACGTTTATTCAAAGTATCAGCCGTTGTTAAAAAAAGCCCTAAACGCCTCAAATACGCTGCACCTCGTCTTCCTAAG GAGGATGGGTTGTTCTACATCGAGGTTGATCCCGAAGGAGCAGACACATGGAAACTCGATTCGGTTGTGGAACTTCTTAAAAATGGAGCTGTTGGGGTTATTCCAACTGATACTGT GTATGCTATGGTTTGCGATATGACTAACCATGATGCTATTGAACGTCTTCGAAG ACTAAAGGAAGTGGAACCTTCGAAG CCCTTCAGTATTTTATGTCGTTCCCTTCATGACATAGATACATTTACTACTGGGTTCCCTCGTGGAAACAGTGATGGCTATTCGGACTATTTTCGAGCTGTTAAACATTGCCTGCCTGGACCA TACACTTTTATTTTAACTGCAAGCAAAGCACTACCAAAACAGTGTATAAAATATGGAACTACTACATCTAAATACGCATCAAGGAAAAATTTAGGTGTCCGCATACCAGATGATGTTGTATGTCAAGCAGTATTGGAAAAGATGGGCGCACCTTTAATTTCTACAAG TGTGAGGACTCCAGAGCAAAATCAATGGATGATCGACCCAGTTCTAATAGCTGATACATATGGACCAGAG GGTCTTAACTTTGTGGTCGATGCTGGTATAAGAATGGCTAACCCATCTACTGTAGTGGACATGACTCATGTACCCCCAACGATTATTCGTCAAGGAAAG